In the Deltaproteobacteria bacterium genome, one interval contains:
- a CDS encoding carboxypeptidase-like regulatory domain-containing protein has product MLKLYLIVLLFLLSGCAPIPHFERISPEVEGIVLNKNTPVPNALVSVINEDNIKKTMTDKDGKFHIDEAYKFHFFKVFGDTGYKWELVIEHNGKTYLGMEELILGPARDYVSTECQIDTEEMLKKRNRLKYIPDYYGICY; this is encoded by the coding sequence ATGTTGAAATTATATTTAATAGTATTGCTTTTTCTCTTATCTGGATGCGCTCCTATACCTCACTTTGAAAGAATAAGTCCTGAGGTTGAGGGTATTGTTCTAAATAAGAATACTCCCGTTCCAAATGCATTAGTGAGTGTTATTAATGAAGATAACATAAAAAAAACCATGACGGATAAAGACGGCAAGTTTCATATTGACGAAGCTTATAAATTTCACTTTTTCAAAGTATTTGGAGATACAGGGTATAAGTGGGAGTTAGTCATAGAACACAATGGTAAAACATATCTAGGAATGGAAGAATTAATACTTGGTCCAGCTAGAGACTATGTTAGTACAGAGTGCCAAATAGATACAGAAGAAATGCTTAAAAAAAGAAATCGTCTTAAATATATACCTGATTATTATGGAATTTGTTATTAA
- a CDS encoding alpha/beta hydrolase, with translation MKIYFSHGKESGPWGSKIKRLADIAQVAGYQVDSIDYTDTFDPDVRAERLVNILKDEKEHFLLVGSSMGGYVSVVAAEQVEAEGIFLLAPALYIPGYKVQDYHPKCGHIEIVHGWSDEVIPPENSIRFAKAHDCSLHLISGDHRLISSIETVEKVFRHFLASVKN, from the coding sequence ATGAAAATCTATTTCTCCCACGGAAAAGAAAGCGGCCCCTGGGGCAGCAAAATTAAAAGGCTGGCAGATATAGCCCAAGTTGCGGGCTATCAGGTTGACAGCATCGATTACACAGACACCTTTGATCCCGATGTTCGTGCTGAGCGTCTGGTAAATATTTTAAAGGATGAAAAAGAGCATTTCCTGCTCGTCGGCTCCAGCATGGGAGGCTATGTTTCGGTGGTGGCTGCTGAACAGGTGGAGGCGGAAGGAATCTTTTTGCTGGCGCCTGCCTTGTATATTCCCGGATATAAGGTGCAGGATTATCATCCCAAGTGCGGTCATATTGAAATTGTCCATGGCTGGTCTGATGAGGTTATTCCACCGGAGAATTCAATCCGGTTTGCCAAAGCGCATGATTGTTCACTGCATTTGATTAGCGGTGATCATCGTCTCATTTCATCAATAGAAACTGTTGAGAAAGTATTCAGGCACTTTCTTGCTTCGGTGAAGAATTAA
- a CDS encoding Crp/Fnr family transcriptional regulator, which produces MNQKTLWYLNTNRLLKDLPEEDINELVPLLKESKVDKRECVYNMGDASDTLYILKEGRIKISRFSEDGRELTIDILDPGDVFGELSLAGELERETSAEALEDSFICSIKRDHFESFLSKRPGLSLNITRMIGGRMRKIENRLENLIFQDVQKRLLFALSDLGEKYGTPVDEGTMISVRLSHQEIANLIGAARETVTAELNSLKKSGRIIASGRDIILPS; this is translated from the coding sequence ATGAATCAAAAAACACTCTGGTATCTAAATACAAACAGGCTTTTAAAAGACCTCCCTGAAGAGGATATAAATGAGCTTGTCCCCCTGCTTAAGGAATCGAAAGTAGACAAGAGAGAGTGCGTTTACAATATGGGTGACGCTTCCGATACGCTTTATATCCTCAAGGAAGGGCGCATTAAAATAAGCCGCTTTTCGGAAGATGGCAGGGAGCTTACAATAGATATACTCGATCCGGGAGATGTCTTCGGCGAGCTTAGTCTTGCGGGAGAGTTAGAACGCGAAACCAGTGCAGAAGCATTGGAGGATTCTTTTATATGCTCAATAAAAAGGGATCATTTTGAAAGTTTTCTCAGTAAGAGGCCCGGGCTTTCTCTTAATATTACCAGGATGATCGGCGGACGAATGAGAAAGATTGAAAACCGTCTTGAAAATCTCATCTTCCAGGATGTGCAAAAAAGGCTTCTTTTCGCCCTCAGTGACCTTGGCGAAAAGTATGGAACACCTGTTGACGAGGGAACCATGATAAGTGTCAGGTTATCTCATCAGGAGATTGCAAACCTTATCGGTGCAGCAAGAGAGACAGTTACTGCTGAACTGAA